In a genomic window of Mycolicibacillus parakoreensis:
- a CDS encoding biliverdin-producing heme oxygenase has translation MLNTLDVTRPLSVAMREGTTAEHDAAEHSRFMSALLAGRVNADGYRDYLRRLRMVYVALEDTVRAHRADPLVAAVYDPALERRAAIDADLRHWDPQADPATPVDSPAAAAYRDRIVGADWGGALVAHHYTRYLGDLSGGLAIGRILGRAFGLADGAGLAFYAFSMRPKPYKDGYRARLDGLGLDAQQVDRAVAEVKTAFTLNQRLFAELGANLDQYRR, from the coding sequence ATGCTGAACACCCTCGACGTCACCCGCCCGTTGTCGGTCGCGATGCGAGAGGGGACCACCGCCGAGCACGACGCCGCCGAGCACTCGCGGTTCATGTCCGCGCTGCTGGCCGGGCGGGTCAACGCCGACGGCTACCGCGACTATCTGCGTCGGCTGCGGATGGTCTACGTCGCCCTGGAGGACACCGTGCGCGCCCACCGCGCAGACCCGCTGGTCGCCGCGGTCTACGATCCCGCGCTGGAGCGCCGGGCCGCGATCGACGCCGACCTGCGACACTGGGACCCGCAGGCCGACCCGGCGACCCCGGTGGACTCGCCGGCCGCCGCCGCCTACCGCGACCGGATCGTCGGCGCCGACTGGGGTGGGGCGCTGGTCGCCCACCACTACACCCGCTACCTCGGTGATCTCTCCGGCGGGCTGGCGATCGGCAGGATCTTGGGCCGCGCCTTCGGCCTCGCCGACGGCGCCGGGCTGGCCTTCTACGCGTTCTCGATGCGCCCCAAGCCGTACAAGGACGGCTACCGGGCCCGCCTCGACGGGCTGGGGCTCGACGCCCAGCAGGTGGACCGCGCGGTCGCCGAGGTGAAGACGGCGTTCACGCTCAACCAGCGGCTGTTCGCCGAGCTCGGTGCGAACCTGGATCAGTACCGGCGCTGA
- a CDS encoding TetR/AcrR family transcriptional regulator: MPRISASSVGEHREQIQQRIFDAFATLMAEQSFDAITMARLAAEAGLGRTAIYHHFPSKEAVVVAFASQETSRYITGLTEVLADVDDPVERLRLYIRHQVDAGEKFHMGLGRQLYGALSQETMGAIRDHVAAIEAVLREILARGVAAGRFTVDDEAATMSLIHACLAPRDLPADLVERFVVRALGATP, from the coding sequence GTGCCCAGGATCAGCGCCTCCTCCGTCGGGGAACACCGCGAGCAGATCCAGCAGCGCATCTTCGACGCGTTCGCCACCCTGATGGCCGAGCAGAGTTTCGACGCCATCACGATGGCGCGCCTGGCCGCCGAGGCCGGGCTGGGCCGCACCGCGATCTACCACCACTTCCCCAGCAAGGAGGCGGTGGTGGTGGCGTTCGCCTCCCAGGAGACCAGCCGCTACATCACCGGGCTGACCGAGGTGCTCGCCGACGTCGACGACCCGGTGGAGCGGCTGCGTCTCTACATCCGCCACCAGGTCGACGCCGGGGAGAAGTTCCACATGGGGCTGGGCCGCCAGCTCTACGGTGCGCTCTCCCAGGAGACGATGGGCGCGATCCGCGACCACGTCGCCGCGATCGAGGCGGTGCTGCGCGAGATCCTGGCCCGCGGGGTCGCCGCCGGGCGGTTCACCGTCGACGACGAGGCCGCCACCATGTCGCTGATCCACGCCTGCCTGGCGCCGCGGGACCTGCCGGCCGACCTCGTCGAACGCTTCGTGGTGCGTGCGCTCGGCGCGACCCCGTAA
- a CDS encoding sensor domain-containing protein, translating into MRDRARWGWPIPAVVALALSAGCTHLVDGTAVKAVPALAVGATEVGELVGAELANTTADVAPPEPVTVDPKDCAVAAGPSTTAVYTPGWTQYHLVTMQEAADYWDHSVTQTAGKYPDEAAARTVFDALVAGVRDCTGDTRATATDALDESTSTWTFHFDGEPDQTAARWTAAQDGSHNWSCFREARLTGAWVVQSAVCQVGNGRPAATALAEQVAANVADR; encoded by the coding sequence ATGCGAGACCGCGCACGCTGGGGCTGGCCGATTCCCGCGGTGGTGGCGCTGGCGTTGAGCGCCGGGTGCACCCACCTGGTGGACGGCACGGCGGTCAAGGCCGTCCCGGCCCTGGCGGTCGGCGCCACCGAGGTCGGTGAGCTGGTCGGCGCCGAGTTGGCCAACACCACCGCCGACGTGGCCCCGCCGGAACCGGTCACGGTCGACCCCAAGGACTGCGCGGTGGCCGCCGGGCCGTCGACGACCGCGGTCTACACCCCCGGCTGGACGCAGTATCACCTGGTCACCATGCAGGAGGCCGCCGACTACTGGGATCACTCGGTGACCCAGACCGCCGGGAAATACCCCGACGAGGCGGCCGCGCGGACGGTCTTCGACGCGCTGGTCGCCGGGGTGCGCGACTGCACCGGGGACACGCGGGCCACGGCCACCGACGCGCTCGACGAGTCGACCTCGACGTGGACGTTCCACTTCGACGGGGAGCCCGACCAGACCGCGGCGCGCTGGACCGCCGCGCAGGACGGCAGCCACAACTGGTCCTGTTTCCGTGAGGCGCGGCTGACCGGGGCGTGGGTGGTGCAAAGCGCGGTCTGCCAGGTCGGCAACGGCCGGCCGGCGGCCACCGCCCTCGCCGAGCAGGTGGCGGCGAACGTAGCCGACCGATGA